Proteins encoded by one window of Macaca mulatta isolate MMU2019108-1 chromosome 10, T2T-MMU8v2.0, whole genome shotgun sequence:
- the YWHAB gene encoding 14-3-3 protein beta/alpha isoform X1 has product MENSHIMRFPEVAALGMTMDKSELVQKAKLAEQAERYDDMAAAMKAVTEQGHELSNEERNLLSVAYKNVVGARRSSWRVISSIEQKTERNEKKQQMGKEYREKIEAELQDICNDVLELLDKYLIPNATQPESKVFYLKMKGDYFRYLSEVASGDNKQTTVSNSQQAYQEAFEISKKEMQPTHPIRLGLALNFSVFYYEILNSPEKACSLAKTAFDEAIAELDTLNEESYKDSTLIMQLLRDNLTLWTSENQGDEGDAGEGEN; this is encoded by the exons GGAATGACAATGGATAAAAGTGAGCTGGTACAGAAAGCCAAACTCGCTGAGCAGGCTGAGCGCTATGATGATATGGCTGCAGCCATGAAGGCAGTCACAGAACAGGGGCATGAACTCTCCAATGAAGAGAGAAATCTGCtctctgttgcctacaagaatgTGGTAGGCGCCCGCCGCTCTTCCTGGCGTGTCATCTCCAGCATTGAGCAGAAAACAGAGCGGAATGAGAAGAAGCAGCAGATGGGCAAAGAGTACCGTGAGAAGATAGAGGCAGAACTGCAGGACATCTGCAATGACGTTCTG GAGCTGTTGGACAAATATCTTATTCCCAATGCTACACAACCAGAAAGTAAGGTGTTCTACTTGAAAATGAAAGGAGATTATTTTAGGTATCTTTCTGAAGTGGCATCTGGAGACAACAAACAAA CCACTGTGTCGAACTCCCAGCAGGCTTACCAGGAAGCATTTGAAATTAGTAAGAAAGAAATGCAGCCTACACACCCAATTCGACTTGGTCTGGCACTTAATTTCTCAGTCTTTTACTATGAGATTCTAAACTCTCCTGAAAAGGCCTGCAGCCTGGCAAAAACG GCGTTTGATGAAGCAATTGCTGAATTGGATACACTGAATGAAGAGTCTTATAAAGACAGCACTCTGATCATGCAGTTACTTAGGGACAATCTCACT CTGTGGACATCGGAAAACCAGGGAGACGAAGGAGATGCTGGGGAGGGAGAGAACTAA
- the YWHAB gene encoding 14-3-3 protein beta/alpha isoform X2 translates to MTMDKSELVQKAKLAEQAERYDDMAAAMKAVTEQGHELSNEERNLLSVAYKNVVGARRSSWRVISSIEQKTERNEKKQQMGKEYREKIEAELQDICNDVLELLDKYLIPNATQPESKVFYLKMKGDYFRYLSEVASGDNKQTTVSNSQQAYQEAFEISKKEMQPTHPIRLGLALNFSVFYYEILNSPEKACSLAKTAFDEAIAELDTLNEESYKDSTLIMQLLRDNLTLWTSENQGDEGDAGEGEN, encoded by the exons ATGACAATGGATAAAAGTGAGCTGGTACAGAAAGCCAAACTCGCTGAGCAGGCTGAGCGCTATGATGATATGGCTGCAGCCATGAAGGCAGTCACAGAACAGGGGCATGAACTCTCCAATGAAGAGAGAAATCTGCtctctgttgcctacaagaatgTGGTAGGCGCCCGCCGCTCTTCCTGGCGTGTCATCTCCAGCATTGAGCAGAAAACAGAGCGGAATGAGAAGAAGCAGCAGATGGGCAAAGAGTACCGTGAGAAGATAGAGGCAGAACTGCAGGACATCTGCAATGACGTTCTG GAGCTGTTGGACAAATATCTTATTCCCAATGCTACACAACCAGAAAGTAAGGTGTTCTACTTGAAAATGAAAGGAGATTATTTTAGGTATCTTTCTGAAGTGGCATCTGGAGACAACAAACAAA CCACTGTGTCGAACTCCCAGCAGGCTTACCAGGAAGCATTTGAAATTAGTAAGAAAGAAATGCAGCCTACACACCCAATTCGACTTGGTCTGGCACTTAATTTCTCAGTCTTTTACTATGAGATTCTAAACTCTCCTGAAAAGGCCTGCAGCCTGGCAAAAACG GCGTTTGATGAAGCAATTGCTGAATTGGATACACTGAATGAAGAGTCTTATAAAGACAGCACTCTGATCATGCAGTTACTTAGGGACAATCTCACT CTGTGGACATCGGAAAACCAGGGAGACGAAGGAGATGCTGGGGAGGGAGAGAACTAA